In Natrinema amylolyticum, the DNA window AGCGTGCCGTACAACGATCCGAGCAGGGGGATCGGACCCACGCGGTAGTGCGTGTCGGGATTCGAAACGGTCGCGGCCTCCCGAATCGTCGCGGCGACTCGATCCGGGTCGTTGACGAGCGGACCGCCGCCTTCGACGGCGCGGAGTCGCCGGAGGACGCGATAGAGATCGGTGTACCCCGTCGGACTGACGACGGTCACCTTCCTGCTCGTGTCGCCCCGATTCGCATCCGTCTCTCCGGTGTCGGCGTCGGCTCGCGACGCTGCTCGCGCGGTCGCGGCCGCGTCGTCGACCGCCGTCACGGCGCGGTCGTAGAACGGCGTCCGAACGATTCCGGGTTGCACGACGACGACCTCGACGCCCGAATCGGTCAACTCCTGTCGAAGCGCGTCGCTGAGACTCGCCATCGCCCACTTCGACGCGGTGTAGCCGCCGATCCCCGCGAGCGCGAGCCGATCCGCGGCGCTGGTGACGGTGATGATCCGACCGGCACCGCGCTCGCGCATTCGGGGAAGTACCGCCCGAATCAGTCGATGCGGCCCGAAACAGTGGACGGCGAACTGGCGCTTGAGCAGCCGCGTCGGCACGTCTTCGACCGGGCCGAACTGTCCGTAGCCGGCGTTGTTGACGAGGCAATCGACGCCGCCGGCCTCGTCGCGAATTCGCTCGACGACGCGTTCGATATCGTCGGGCTCGGTCAGGTCGAGCGCGGCGACGTCGGCCCCGCGGTCGGCCAGTCGCTCGAGGCCGTCCCGATCACGGTCTCGAGCGGTCGCATAGACCTGCCAGCCCTCGTCGAGCAGTGCGCGCGCCGTTTCGTAGCCGATGCCGGACGAACAGCCGGT includes these proteins:
- a CDS encoding SDR family oxidoreductase, whose translation is MPTTALVTGCSSGIGYETARALLDEGWQVYATARDRDRDGLERLADRGADVAALDLTEPDDIERVVERIRDEAGGVDCLVNNAGYGQFGPVEDVPTRLLKRQFAVHCFGPHRLIRAVLPRMRERGAGRIITVTSAADRLALAGIGGYTASKWAMASLSDALRQELTDSGVEVVVVQPGIVRTPFYDRAVTAVDDAAATARAASRADADTGETDANRGDTSRKVTVVSPTGYTDLYRVLRRLRAVEGGGPLVNDPDRVAATIREAATVSNPDTHYRVGPIPLLGSLYGTLVPGAIRDRLTKLGIRLAASEPVLDLLERRTSDAPSERYP